The window AGTGTAAGAACCTTAACATCCCCAGGGTAGTCACTAGCAATTCGACCTGTAACAATGGAATCGGCAAGTTCTGCGATTTGAGTTTCAGATCCTGAAATATTGATGCTAGTCAATGGCTTAAAGTTAAGCATAAGAAAGACAAAACGCAGTTCCCACAAAAAAGCAAAGGGAATTGAATGAAAAATCAGCCTCCTAGAGCAAAATAAACAGATAATTCCTAAACATAACATGCAAATTGAAAGAACCAAACGACACGACAACTAGAAAATAGGACAACACCACTAGTCCTGTGCAGCAATGTGCCATGCTATTAGAAGCCGTTGCTTACCAAACTTTTCAATTGCCAAAGAAACCTCATTCTCAGAGAAGCCCATTTCAAGCAACCGAAGTGTCTTCTCCATTGTCACAAACAAGGTTTCGTCATTTTCCTAAGAAAGAGAATATGACTTGCATTAATTGAGCATTACTGGATAAAGGTTGAAACAGAAAATCCGAGACTAAAGGATCATGTTAGTACTAAATATGGTAAGCACAATCCAAAAAGTAGACTGTCTAAGAAAATTGAAATCAACTTGATCAACTCAGTAACTAAAAGccattgaaaaaataaaaatgaagctGGACAAGTCTATAAGATGAAATTGCAGTGTATGCACAACATCCATGTTTTTTTATGATAAGAAGTATAACTTTTATTATGACATCGCAAGCCACAAGTGAGATTATGACATCTCTAAACTCATAATTTAAAAtccaattcctttttcaaaccCAAATAAGATAAAATAGCTAAGCTCCAACAGTTTTAAGATAGCAATCACACGAActcaaataataaaaatcaaCCTCCTTGTTCAATTCATTTCTACAGAATGCATCATCTGTTTCCTTCTCCAACTTTATAGCGATCTGTGCAGCAATAATAAAATCCACCAATTCATTAAGAGGAGCATCTCCACCTGAAATGCATTATAAGAGATCCTCACGGCCTCATAAATATTAGGCTATAACTTCAACCAAGTTGGCTATTTCGAAAGTGTACTGACCAAGCTTATCAATCGCAAAGTCGACTTCATCTGCAGAAAAGTTCATCACTAACAAGGATGCTTTATTGGTATCGCTAATATGATAATAATCATCAGCCTCCTGCAATGGATATCAAAATCATATTAATGATCAGCCTCCTGCAATGGATACAATAAGCCGAACagtaaaaagaaaatactaTTAGGTTTCAGACCAGCAATCAGTAAAACCCAACAAAGAATCCCAAAACCAGACAGAGATGATCTCTCTTGTTTggatatttatatatattcaaaGGGAAATTCTCAGCATACTGTGGACTAACAAGGACACAACAAGAATGTAACAAGAATGTGCTAGGCCACCAATCTTATTTACATACCATaggaaaaataagaagaaacatgAAGCCAATGAAAGAGAGACAAGTGGCGAGAAGGATCATGGCCATGAGACCAACCCAGAGGTAACACGTGTTAGAGGGGAGGAAAGCAAGGAGGATGGGGGACCAGAGCGTGGGACCCACAGTTAGTTAGTCGTGGGCAATAAAAAGGGGACAGGAGGGCAGAAGAGGGGTACGAATGTTTTGATGCGTTAGTGCAGGAGCAGGCACCTCCAGAAAGGGGAGGGTGGCACCGGTTACCGTTTCTTTTGTGTGCTTAAGTAGCAGGAGATTGTAGAAAGAGGAGGAGGGCATTACTGGGAGTGTTCTTGTTTACGTTTGTGTTCTTGGTTATTACATACTGTGTGTGTTTTATTTTATCTGCTGTGTTGTTTTGTCCATCTTAGGAAGGCTATTGACAATAGTCTTTGAAGTGTtttatttcttgattttgtgCTGTACTCTGTTCTTTTGGAAAGTAAAAGAAAGGAACGAGGAAGTGTCTTAacattttggtatcagagcgtcatACCTGGGCAGATCATGTCAACGACGAAGGCAACAGAGGAACGGTTGGAGGCGGTTGAGATGGAAATGAAAAGGCTGCCGATGATCGAGGAGAACCTGGCATTACTAGCCAAAAGCATCACGGAAATGAACTCTCAAATTGATAAGCAGGCACAGCAACAACAAGTGATACTGAAGTATATTGAAGGAATCGTTAAGGATGATTCACCTGTACGAAGGACCGAAGAAGGGTCCACGAGCAAGGTCACCATGGCCGAAGCAATATATCCAGCGACGGCTGAAGAGCCGAAGTTAGAAGTAAAAACAGAGGAGGAGCGACCCTGGATCGGAGCAAATTTAAGAAAGTTGAAATGCCAGTCTTCGACGGGACCGACCCCGACTCGTGGCTGTTCCGGGCAGACCGATACTTCAAGATACATAACTTGACGGATTCAGAGAGACTTACCGTGGCAGTAATCAGCTTCGATGGGCCGGCGTTGGACTGGTATCGATCACAAGAAGAGAGGGAAGCCTTCACTGGTTGGGATGACTTGAAGCTAAAGATGCTGGTGAGGTTCCGCGCAACTAGGGAAGGTACATTGGTGGGCTGGTTCTTAACGATCAAGCAGGAGTCCACTGTCGAGGAGTACCGGAACCGTTTCGATAAACTACTGGCACCGGTGGCTTCCCTGCCTATGGTGGTGCTAGAGGAAACCTTCATGAATGGGTTAAATCCATGGTTGAAGTCGGAAGTAGAAACGCTGGAGCCCATTGGGCTGGCCCAAATGATGAAGTTGGCCTTGAAGATAGAAAATAGAGAGCTGGTCCGAAGGGAATGCGGGCTGATCAGCGCCTACGACAGCAAAATGGGCCATAAACAACAGCAGGCTAAGAGCCCCATCGCAGCAGCCACGAAGGAGGGAACGGTCAGTGGGAGTTGGCCAATGAGAACGATAACACTGAGAGAGGTGGGTACGGGAGACAACCGTCGGGAAGGGCCCACGAAACGATTATCTGATGCCGAGTTCCAAGCTCGAAGGGAAAAAGGGTTATGTTTTCGCTGTGGGGAGAAGTATTTCGCCGGCCATCGGTGCAAGTCGAAGGAGCATAAGGAGCTTCGAATGCTGGTAGTCAAAGAAGGAGGGGAGGAACTGGAGATTGTGGAGGAAGAGTTTTTCGATGCCGAAACTGAGATGAAACCAGCTGAAGTACCGAACGTGGAAAATTTAAACATAGAACTGTCGCTCAACTCCGTGGTGGGGCTGAACAATCCGGGAACCATGAAAGTAAAAGGAAAAGTGGGAGGAGAAGAAGTGGTGATCCTGATCGATTGTGGGGCGACCCACAACTTCATCGCAGAGGACTTGGTGACCAGGTTAGGACTGACATTGCAGGAGACTCCAAATTATGGAGTAATCCTGGGCTCAGGAACGGCCGTAAAAGGTAAGGG is drawn from Cucumis melo cultivar AY chromosome 11, USDA_Cmelo_AY_1.0, whole genome shotgun sequence and contains these coding sequences:
- the LOC127151747 gene encoding uncharacterized protein LOC127151747 isoform X1; this encodes MGSSVSTSDFNHGFNPFMKVSSSTTIGREATGASSLSKRFRYSSTVDSCLIVKNQPTNVPSLVARNLTSIFSFKSSQPVKASLSSCDRYQSNAGPSKLITATGRSSSVFTSNFGSSAVAGYIASAMVTLLVDPSSVLRTVMPGSPRSSAAFSFPSQPPPTVPLLPSSLT
- the LOC127151747 gene encoding uncharacterized protein LOC127151747 isoform X2 is translated as MGSSVSTSDFNHGFNPFMKVSSSTTIGREATGASSLSKRFRYSSTVDSCLIVKNQPTNVPSLVARNLTSIFSFKSSQPVKASLSSCDRYQSNAGPSKLITATGRSSSVFTSNFGSSAVAGYIASAMVTLLVDPSSVLRTGSPRSSAAFSFPSQPPPTVPLLPSSLT